In Blastopirellula sediminis, the following proteins share a genomic window:
- a CDS encoding DUF1559 domain-containing protein: MHSSLLDPPPARLRRIGFTLVELLVVIAIIGVLIALLLPAVQQAREAARRMSCTNNMKQIGLALHNYHDTHLRFPAGAYSGHVTCTASGQPMGGSTSECNKVWAPWTVMILPYMEEGPLYDKFDFTKIFPPFTDSCSSPNKQWQQQPLKKYQCPSDPLSNGDTPTLNYLTCQGGGDPTVFEPVLNAACSGSSSPTRVFFTNGMFYNNSKTRFADVTDGTTNTFMVGEGMYHFLLGSHPSIKNRATSWASGELANNPYGTPITQCAAGNSINSAPQIATSHQLPEMSHTFGSRHPGGCLFTLGDASVHFVSENIDLAVYRSLGRRGDDLPTGGWN, from the coding sequence ATGCACTCATCCCTGTTGGATCCGCCGCCAGCGCGTCTCCGCCGAATCGGTTTTACGCTAGTCGAACTGTTGGTCGTGATCGCGATTATCGGCGTCCTGATCGCCCTGTTGTTACCGGCGGTGCAGCAAGCGCGCGAAGCGGCGCGGCGGATGTCTTGCACCAACAACATGAAGCAGATCGGTCTGGCGCTGCACAACTATCACGACACCCATCTTCGCTTTCCGGCCGGCGCCTACAGCGGACACGTCACGTGCACCGCCAGCGGGCAACCAATGGGAGGCTCCACTTCCGAGTGCAACAAGGTCTGGGCGCCCTGGACCGTGATGATCTTGCCCTACATGGAAGAAGGCCCGCTTTATGACAAGTTCGACTTCACCAAGATCTTTCCACCGTTCACTGACAGCTGCTCTTCGCCCAACAAACAATGGCAGCAGCAACCGCTGAAGAAATACCAGTGCCCATCCGATCCGCTATCCAATGGCGACACGCCGACGCTCAACTATCTCACCTGCCAGGGAGGCGGCGATCCGACCGTTTTTGAACCGGTACTGAACGCCGCGTGCAGCGGCAGCAGCAGCCCGACGCGCGTCTTCTTCACCAACGGCATGTTCTACAACAACTCGAAGACCCGCTTCGCCGACGTCACGGACGGCACGACCAACACTTTCATGGTCGGCGAAGGAATGTATCACTTCCTGCTCGGCTCGCATCCCAGCATCAAGAATCGAGCGACCAGTTGGGCTTCGGGCGAACTGGCCAACAATCCATACGGCACGCCGATCACACAATGCGCGGCGGGCAATTCGATCAACAGCGCTCCGCAGATCGCTACGTCGCACCAGCTGCCCGAGATGTCGCATACCTTCGGCAGTCGACACCCCGGCGGTTGCCTCTTCACGCTGGGAGACGCTTCGGTCCATTTCGTCAGCGAGAACATTGACCTCGCCGTCTATCGTTCGCTCGGCCGACGCGGCGACGATCTACCGACAGGAGGTTGGAACTAA
- a CDS encoding agmatine deiminase family protein: MAKLAGTPRQLGYRWPAEWEPHAGTLLSWAHNRDSWPDKFEPIPFVYQRLVETLSQFEPVHIQAAGETLAEAQRMVGHLPNVTLHDIPTNDAWARDHGPIFLEAPSGKPRAALDWRYNAWGGKYPPWDADDASAKRLLADLNVPYFEPGIILEGGAVEGNGAGVILTTEECLLNPNRNPHLSQADMERYLSDYLCADKVLWLGRGIVGDDTDGHIDELARFVAPNRIVAAYEANPGDENHEPLAENFARLEAMTDQHGQPFEVIKLPMPQPKFVGDQRIPACYCNFYIGNGVVIVPQFEDPADDAAVEVLRRCFPEREVVPLPALDLVWGLGAYHCITQQIMP; encoded by the coding sequence ATGGCGAAGCTCGCAGGAACTCCGCGTCAGCTCGGTTATCGCTGGCCCGCCGAATGGGAACCGCATGCCGGCACCCTCCTCTCCTGGGCGCATAACCGCGACAGTTGGCCCGACAAGTTCGAGCCGATCCCGTTCGTCTACCAGCGCCTGGTCGAGACGCTGTCGCAGTTCGAACCGGTTCACATTCAAGCCGCCGGCGAAACGCTCGCCGAAGCGCAGCGGATGGTCGGCCACTTGCCGAACGTCACCCTGCACGACATCCCGACCAACGACGCGTGGGCTCGCGATCATGGGCCGATCTTCCTTGAAGCGCCCAGCGGAAAGCCGCGCGCCGCGCTCGATTGGCGGTACAACGCGTGGGGCGGCAAGTATCCGCCGTGGGATGCGGATGACGCGTCTGCCAAGCGTTTGCTCGCCGACCTGAACGTTCCCTACTTTGAGCCCGGCATCATCCTGGAAGGTGGCGCGGTCGAAGGGAACGGCGCCGGCGTGATCCTGACGACCGAAGAGTGTCTGCTCAATCCGAATCGGAACCCGCACCTGTCGCAAGCCGACATGGAGCGTTATCTGAGCGACTATCTCTGCGCCGACAAAGTCCTCTGGCTCGGACGCGGCATCGTCGGCGACGACACCGACGGGCACATCGATGAGCTGGCTCGATTTGTCGCGCCGAACCGAATCGTCGCCGCCTACGAAGCGAACCCCGGCGACGAAAACCATGAACCGCTCGCCGAGAACTTCGCCCGACTCGAAGCGATGACCGATCAGCATGGTCAGCCGTTCGAGGTAATCAAGCTGCCGATGCCGCAGCCGAAGTTCGTCGGAGACCAACGGATCCCGGCCTGCTACTGCAACTTTTACATCGGCAACGGCGTGGTGATCGTCCCGCAGTTCGAAGACCCGGCCGACGACGCTGCCGTGGAAGTCTTGCGCCGCTGCTTCCCCGAACGGGAAGTCGTCCCGCTTCCGGCCCTCGACCTGGTCTGGGGACTTGGCGCCTATCACTGCATCACGCAGCAGATCATGCCCTAA
- a CDS encoding carbon-nitrogen hydrolase, with translation MTMHAKVPDKVNVAVVQMTCSTVKQENVDKAVARIEEAAKLGANIVCLQELFAGQYPCQEEDHLKFQEAEPIPGPTSEAIQAAAAKCGVVVVASLFEKRAEGLYHNTAAIFDADGTQLGIYRKMHIPDDPHYYEKFYFTPGDLGFRSFQTKFGRVGVCICWDQWFPEAARLTALTGAQLLFYPTAIGWLVDEKDEYGPAQVSAWETMMRSHAIANGVFVCAPNRVGLEGTIEFWGHSFVSDPNGNLLKVGSHDQEEILVVECNLAQIDFARTHWPFLRDRRIDAYSGLTKRYLDEGAL, from the coding sequence ATGACCATGCATGCTAAAGTTCCCGACAAAGTGAACGTCGCCGTCGTGCAAATGACCTGCTCGACCGTGAAGCAAGAAAACGTCGACAAAGCGGTCGCGCGGATCGAAGAAGCGGCCAAGCTGGGCGCCAATATCGTCTGCCTGCAAGAGCTGTTCGCTGGGCAGTATCCTTGCCAGGAAGAAGACCACCTGAAGTTCCAGGAAGCGGAGCCGATCCCCGGCCCGACCAGCGAAGCGATCCAAGCCGCCGCCGCCAAATGCGGCGTCGTGGTCGTCGCCTCGCTGTTCGAGAAGCGGGCCGAAGGTCTCTACCACAACACTGCCGCCATCTTCGACGCCGACGGAACGCAGCTGGGCATCTATCGCAAGATGCACATCCCGGACGATCCGCATTACTACGAAAAGTTCTACTTCACCCCCGGCGATCTCGGCTTCCGCTCGTTCCAGACGAAGTTCGGCCGCGTCGGCGTCTGCATCTGCTGGGACCAATGGTTCCCCGAAGCGGCTCGCCTGACCGCGCTGACCGGCGCTCAACTCCTCTTCTACCCGACCGCCATTGGTTGGCTGGTCGACGAGAAGGACGAGTATGGGCCGGCGCAGGTCTCGGCGTGGGAAACGATGATGCGCAGCCATGCGATCGCCAACGGCGTCTTCGTCTGCGCTCCGAATCGAGTCGGCCTGGAAGGAACGATCGAATTTTGGGGGCACTCCTTCGTCAGCGATCCGAACGGCAATTTGCTGAAGGTCGGCTCGCACGATCAGGAAGAGATCTTGGTGGTCGAGTGCAACCTGGCCCAGATCGATTTCGCTCGCACCCACTGGCCCTTCCTGCGTGATCGCCGGATCGACGCCTATAGCGGACTGACCAAGCGTTACCTCGACGAGGGCGCGCTCTAA
- a CDS encoding DUF1559 domain-containing protein, whose amino-acid sequence MVYRSRSRKAFTLVELLVVIAIIGVLIALLLPAVQQAREAARRMQCTNNLKQIGLAFHNYHDTYLTFPCGARGMDDWALKNGSNWRTAILPGLEQGNIFDQLNFSGSFAGNSYAGNEVLIKLKVDAYLCPSSALPIFDTSVGNNSMEGMCHHYVGLQGAAPTVPGNVGGYQDCNHGWSCNNGLLSPNEYRGFRSCIDGTSNTVLISEQSGLTANLNRTANYYGGWHGARNYGYVGSTNPGCSDLWQSGTTCLRFAINSDIIQVGATDTTYRNNTILNSFHPGGVNMLFTDGSVHFIPETIDFDMLKRMVVRADGQVVSL is encoded by the coding sequence ATGGTTTATCGAAGTCGCAGCCGCAAGGCGTTTACCTTGGTCGAGCTGCTGGTCGTGATCGCCATCATCGGCGTGTTGATCGCGCTTCTCTTGCCGGCGGTGCAGCAAGCGCGGGAAGCCGCGCGACGCATGCAGTGCACGAACAATTTGAAGCAAATCGGCCTCGCGTTTCACAACTATCACGACACCTATCTGACCTTTCCGTGCGGCGCCCGCGGGATGGACGACTGGGCGCTGAAAAACGGCAGCAACTGGCGCACGGCGATTTTGCCCGGCCTGGAACAGGGGAATATCTTCGATCAGCTCAACTTCAGCGGCAGCTTCGCCGGCAACAGCTACGCGGGGAACGAGGTGCTGATCAAGCTGAAGGTCGACGCTTATCTCTGTCCTTCCAGCGCGCTGCCGATCTTCGATACGAGCGTCGGTAACAACAGCATGGAAGGGATGTGTCATCACTACGTCGGGTTGCAAGGCGCCGCGCCGACCGTGCCGGGGAACGTCGGCGGTTACCAGGACTGCAACCACGGCTGGTCGTGCAACAACGGCTTGCTCTCGCCGAACGAATACCGCGGTTTCCGCAGCTGCATCGACGGCACGTCGAACACCGTTTTGATCTCGGAGCAGTCAGGTTTGACCGCCAACTTGAATCGCACCGCCAATTACTACGGCGGCTGGCATGGGGCCCGCAACTATGGCTACGTCGGCTCGACGAATCCCGGCTGTTCCGACTTGTGGCAGTCAGGCACGACTTGTCTGCGGTTTGCGATCAACTCCGACATCATTCAGGTCGGCGCCACCGATACGACCTATCGCAACAACACGATCTTGAATTCGTTTCACCCGGGCGGGGTCAACATGCTGTTCACCGACGGCAGCGTTCACTTCATTCCGGAAACGATCGACTTCGACATGCTGAAGCGAATGGTGGTGCGAGCCGACGGCCAAGTCGTCAGCTTATAG